CCGTTTTGATGATTTTTATCAGCCCGCTCTTAAAAAAGCGAAACTGGTTAAAGCTGCCAAGAAAAAAACTGTTGCTACTCCTACAGAAGAAAAAAAGAAAAAAGCGGAACCTACCGAGGGATTCTAAAGCCGAACGCTCTATTGGCAATACTTTATACCATTTTTTGAAAAATCGCATGCAAAATCGTACTTTTGCATCGCATTTGCTTGTAAAATCCTTCAACTATCGTATTTTTGAGAAAAGCTTATTGTAATTTTATTTTATCTTTGAATAGTACAAAATGAGTGTTGCCTTATTAATAGTTACGATTGTTGCTGCCTATTTGCTAGGATCTATACCAAGTTCTGTTTGGTATGGTATCGGTTATTTTGGAATTGATGTGAGACAGCATGGTAGCGGAAATGCAGGTGCTACCAACACGTTCAGGGTTTTAGGAAAACGCGCCGGTACGGTCGTAATGCTGATTGATGTGCTTAAAGGATGGACAGCGACTTGCCTTGCTTCCATGTTATTTTATATGAATACAATCGGCGAAACCGAACTGTTGATGTACAAGATCATCTTCGGGATTATCGCTATCGTCGGTCACATTTTTCCGGTGTTTGTTAATTTCAAAGGCGGAAAAGGAATTGCAACTTTACTGGGTATGGTGCTAGCAATTCACCCCGAGCTTGCGTCGGTTTGCATTACCATTTTTATTCTGACACTAATTGCTTCTCAATACGTTTCATTGAGTTCTATTCTTTCCACATTGGCATTTCCGGTACTTTCATGGGTGGGTGTTTTCGGGCATCCCGAGCCACTATTGATCGTTTTTGGATTTACGATGTTTGTTCTGGTTGTTTTTACGCATCAGAAGAACATTGTCCGCCTCTGGAATGGAAACGAAAACCGGGTCAATATTTTTGCAAAACAAAAAGCCCGCAACCGTCATTCCTGAAAAGAATATTCACGAAATACCAACCCCTGAGGCAAGACCTTAGGGGTTATTTTTTTATATTGGCCGCCATTTAAACAAGTAATTCCGATCAACAGATGCTTAATTATATAGAAAAAAACCGCGACAGGTTTCTCAATGAATTGCTGGACCTGCTCAGGATACCGTCCGTGAGCGCCGACTCCAAGTTCAAAAATGATATGCTTAAAGCAGCTGAATATGTCCGCGACCGGATTTCAGAAGCTGGTGCAGATCGGGCTGAAATTTACGAAACAGCGGGGCATCCCGTCGTTTATGGTGAAAAGATCATTGACGCCGCGCTTCCTACCGTACTCATTTACGGACATTATGATGTGCAGCCGGCCGATCCCTATGAGCTTTGGAATTCGCCCCCATTTGAGCCGGTCATTAAAAACGAGCGCATTTATGCAAGAGGCTCCTGCGACGACAAAGGCCAGTTTTATATGCATATCAAAGCATTGGAAACAATGCTCGCTACCGATTCGCTTACCTGCAATGTGAAAATCATGATTGAGGGT
The genomic region above belongs to Dyadobacter pollutisoli and contains:
- the plsY gene encoding glycerol-3-phosphate 1-O-acyltransferase PlsY, whose product is MSVALLIVTIVAAYLLGSIPSSVWYGIGYFGIDVRQHGSGNAGATNTFRVLGKRAGTVVMLIDVLKGWTATCLASMLFYMNTIGETELLMYKIIFGIIAIVGHIFPVFVNFKGGKGIATLLGMVLAIHPELASVCITIFILTLIASQYVSLSSILSTLAFPVLSWVGVFGHPEPLLIVFGFTMFVLVVFTHQKNIVRLWNGNENRVNIFAKQKARNRHS